In Gimesia benthica, a single window of DNA contains:
- a CDS encoding PAS domain-containing hybrid sensor histidine kinase/response regulator produces the protein MTSRQSRSVEDQFASQLLQLSIDVSIAVDERGVILAATNSISDLFGWSREDASGRNIRELISESSLEQFDHYVVESLGTASGAARNMMARRKDGSCFATELTLKPVDDPADQIQFIGVFRDCSEQRKSQNKLDEYVERLKQSRREMKRKDFQLKSAMSIVDRANQAKSEFLANMSHEIRTPMTAILGYSDLLKEHSNGQEQQELIEIIQNNGAHLLQVINDILDLSKIEMGDFAIRKVHCSPLRVLREVIDEYQPQASQKGLSLQTRYQKSIPESIQTDPARLKQVLSNLISNAIKFTNTGHIELDVRMSAQSPLDRILQFSLSDTGIGIPAEKLKTIFDPFTQADSSTSRNYGGTGLGLTLSRKLVQILGGNLTVQSTLDRGSVFTVTLHLEPDEDQLLSHGLGFQFETADSNRKDITSPEMDQRSCGNAEKILLVDDTPEIRRLFTYLLNKMGLNVKTASNGKEAVDQIQTAVAQNAAFDLILMDMQMPVMSGYEAVRLLREQEIPVPVIAITAHALVADREKCLAAGCTDYLSKPVKFDVLYEMVQRYLPARAMLQLNHN, from the coding sequence ATGACATCCAGACAAAGTCGATCCGTTGAGGATCAATTTGCCAGTCAGCTGTTACAACTGAGTATTGATGTCTCCATCGCAGTCGATGAGCGGGGCGTCATTTTAGCGGCGACGAATTCAATCAGCGATCTCTTCGGCTGGAGTCGCGAAGACGCGAGCGGGCGGAATATTCGAGAACTGATTTCTGAATCCAGTCTTGAACAGTTCGATCATTATGTTGTCGAATCACTGGGAACGGCATCCGGTGCTGCCCGGAATATGATGGCCAGGCGGAAGGATGGCTCCTGTTTCGCCACCGAGCTGACTCTGAAGCCCGTTGATGACCCTGCAGACCAGATTCAATTCATCGGTGTTTTCCGAGACTGCAGCGAGCAACGCAAGTCGCAGAATAAACTGGATGAGTACGTCGAGCGGCTCAAACAGTCTCGCAGAGAGATGAAACGCAAGGATTTTCAGCTCAAATCCGCCATGAGCATCGTTGATCGGGCCAATCAGGCTAAGAGTGAATTTCTGGCGAACATGAGTCACGAAATACGCACTCCGATGACGGCCATTCTGGGGTACTCTGATCTCCTGAAAGAGCATTCCAACGGTCAGGAGCAGCAGGAACTGATTGAGATTATTCAAAATAATGGTGCGCATCTGCTGCAGGTCATCAACGATATCCTGGACCTCTCCAAGATCGAAATGGGGGACTTCGCCATCCGGAAAGTCCACTGTTCTCCGCTGCGGGTCCTGAGGGAAGTGATTGATGAATATCAGCCCCAGGCATCTCAGAAGGGGCTCAGTCTCCAGACGCGGTACCAGAAATCAATACCCGAGTCGATTCAGACTGATCCGGCGCGATTAAAACAGGTCCTGTCGAACCTGATCAGTAACGCCATCAAGTTTACCAATACAGGGCATATTGAACTGGATGTGCGGATGTCTGCTCAGTCTCCCCTGGATCGGATTCTGCAGTTCAGTTTGAGTGATACAGGGATCGGGATCCCTGCTGAGAAACTGAAAACCATCTTCGATCCGTTTACCCAGGCTGACAGTTCTACATCGCGAAATTATGGTGGCACTGGACTGGGGCTGACGCTGAGTCGCAAGCTGGTACAGATTCTGGGCGGCAATCTGACCGTGCAGTCTACACTCGATCGGGGCAGTGTCTTCACGGTCACCTTGCATCTGGAACCGGATGAAGATCAGCTCTTGTCCCACGGACTGGGATTCCAGTTCGAAACTGCTGACTCAAACAGGAAGGACATCACTAGCCCTGAAATGGACCAGCGGTCCTGTGGCAATGCGGAGAAGATTCTGCTGGTCGATGATACGCCGGAGATCCGTCGTCTGTTTACATATTTGTTAAACAAGATGGGGTTGAATGTCAAAACGGCATCAAATGGAAAAGAGGCCGTGGATCAGATTCAAACCGCTGTGGCACAGAATGCTGCATTCGATCTGATTCTGATGGATATGCAGATGCCTGTGATGAGCGGTTATGAGGCGGTACGGCTTTTACGGGAACAGGAAATACCGGTGCCCGTCATTGCGATCACAGCGCATGCCCTGGTTGCCGACCGGGAAAAATGCCTTGCTGCCGGCTGCACAGACTATCTCAGCAAACCGGTCAAATTCGATGTCCTGTATGAGATGGTGCAACGCTACCTTCCCGCCCGGGCGATGCTGCAACTGAATCATAACTGA